ACCCTTGTTGAGGGACATCTTTACCATTTCCTGATTTATGTCCAGTTGAATCACCAGTTTTGGCACCAGCTAAAACATTTGAAGAGAGAGGATCGCGAGCATCGGCCGACTTAGATGGCTTCTTTGGAAGCCTACCCAAAATCTGCTTTATCATATCTTTGCAGATAAATTAAAGATGAAGTATGTTATTCCTAATCAACTTAAAAGGACACCCAAAAAGAACCTCCTCCTCCAAGGTACAGAATCAAAGATCATCAGCAACAGGGAAACGAAAACCCTAAAGAgttcaatcaatcaaataaggAAACAGCAATTGCAGAAGCTCTCATCTGTAATTCTGTACATAATTGAGATAGCTTCCCCTTGCACTGATGAACTACAAGACAAACCCTCCTACAAAAGAACTTTTTTTATCAAAAGTTCATCAAATTTTCAATATTAGATTTCACATAATACCCCATCAAAAATCAACATTATAGAAACTTGGATCATACAAACTAATTACAATTTCCAGAAAAACCAACAAGATCAATAATTGGCAGAAAAAAACGATATTTGACATGATTACAATACAAATTGACAACCATTTGACTTATAGATTGAAGCATAATAGAAAATTCAAATCCCTTTTCCAACAAAGATGGAACAAAATCAAATTCAACACCTAACTAATATCCCAGAAAAAGGGCACAAAAAGTGACATTTAACCAAATATACAATGAAAATTGCGcaattaaaatttgaaaaagaTTTACCTCTTTTTCAGTCGAATTAGAACCACCAAAATGAAGGGGTCAGCTAAACTGGTGGTGAAGTAACTGACAAGATCTGGGTATGATCTGAAACATCAaagaaaacatttttttttgtcagAATTTTTCTGGGAAAAGCAATGGGAAAAGAATttctcaacaaaaaaaattaaaaaagagtTGAATTATAAACAAAAGAAtcaaatttttttaaataaaaaagagaaattatGTGGGTGGAAAAGGAATAAACAAATGAGAAATTCGAAGCAGCTTACTGAAGTAAGGTGATCCAGGAGAATTAAAGGGggttgaatttcaaattggggtttttttttcctgagagaaaagaggagagagaaagacaggaaaaaaaagagaaaaaatggTGAGCAGAGCAGCCCCCAGATATGGACTCACTTGTGGATTATACATTACTCTAATCCAAACTCTAAATTCcctttttctcatttttattttctctctcctatttaaGAGATGCTAAATTTAGTAATTCAAAAATTTTGAAAGTTAAGCAAAATATGTAAAAAGTTATTCTGTTTATTTTTGACTTATTTCGTGTTTTTGTTTGTTGTAAAGATAACACAGAGTTAAACTTTTAAGGGTTAATTCTTGTAAAAGATTATCCGATAACACGTCACCAGCTTAACATGTTAATCACTAATCAACATGATCTGACGAAGTGTCAAACAGTAGACAAAATCTATCTATAATATGTAGTGATATTTGCTAATTGATATGACCAAATGCTTCAGTCAAATCATCTAACTTTGTATTGTATACAACATTTGGCTTCCATATTTATCCGATGGTTGTTGGATACGCAATTTATTAGTAAAACCGTTTAACTTAAACAAATTAAGAGTGTTTTGTTcaactaatattttttttatttcttgaaaaaacaaacaaattcaaaaaattGTTTTCAACATAGATATGACTATATGAGAACATAGCTTTAGGTGTGTTCCGTTCGCCTAATTTTCACTTATATTTCTTAAACTAAACTCATCTGAATTAAACTAAAACTACCTAACTTATCTAAACTATTAAACTTATCTTAATGGTAAAATGAATCTGGAtatcccttatttttcctgaattaCTCATCTTTATTGATTTCCGCTATTTCTCTATATAAAGTAGAAATAAtcttctattactatatactccctccgtttctttttgttgtatccgtttcctttTTAGTCGTTTCATAATGTTGTATCCACTTAGAATCTttccatttttggacatactttttttcctaaaatacccttatattTCAATCTAATAACCAAAAAACCTAAAGAATCTACctatattcccacctaattttccccacccataatattttattcatttaacccACCCACCTcccttattaaattaataaaaccctAACGTCACTCTCACCTCTCTCTCCTTATAACCCGTCCCTCtcaccctctctctcctcattctcTTCGGATCCCTCTCTCCTCctgtctccctctctctcctcaagaaATCTCTCTGTTTCTCTAAAAACCCTAACCTTCTCCGCCCCTGTTCTTCGTTTTTTTTGGTGAGATCTCTCAGATCTTTGGGGTTTTCGCTCAAAATTGTTCTCAAACTTTAACCGGAACGACATTCCGGTGAGATCCCCTCTAGTTTTGTCCCCTTTGTCGTCCCAAATCCCGGTTGGTAATCGATTCTCTGGTGAAATTTTTTTGGGGATAAAATCGGAGTTTTATTAGGGTTTTATTAATTTCTTAATGGGATCCTCTTCCTCCAAATATCTTCCGACTTATTCGGTTGGTACTTCTGGGCAACGAATTCCTGACTCAAACTGTGATTGGGGCTCGAAATGCATTTGTCCCAACAACGAGCACTCGTATTCTGGCGAGTATCTGAATAATTTGAGGTTGGCCCAGAAGGAGAACACGAGTACCCGAAATTATCTCAAAGCTTGGTTTGAGAAAATGGAAGTGGAGCCTGGTGAAGAGGTGGAGTCCAAATACGACGATCGAGTCCCCACACCAGCAGATCTGAGATTCTTTGGAGGAGACGAATCTGATGaggtatatttccttatttttgggtttttttcctgatttttcgagttaattagggtttactctgtttttgggattttttgtgtTTCTTGGAGAAAATCTGTGATTTTTGGTTGAAACGTAGGTTTTCTAATAAAATTAGGGTTACTCTGCATGTTCtgattttttgagattttttgtgaattttaatgaatttttttcatttgttgatgatttttgtgAATTGTTTTAGATTTAACATTGGTTCATTTTTTGTGATCATGCATGTCCCAtaaatgtttgatttttgtgttaaatgatgaagttttCGAATTGCATGTCAGAGATTCGTTGATAATTTTTgttaaatgatgaagttttCTAATTGCATGTAAGAGATCCcttgatttattttgttaaatgataaattttcgaATTGCATGTCAGAGATCCCTTGATTTTTTTGGTTAAATGATGAAGTTCATGAATTGCATGTTAGAGATCCCTTGATTTTTCTCGATTTTTATGAGTTTATTTAAATTGCATGTTGAATACCATGAATGTTGGTCTGTTTTGGTTGATTTGGATGTTCAATTCCATGATTACTTTGATGATGTTGTTCTTTGATCTTGTTAAGTTGATgtgaaatatattaaacatatTTTATGTCCCCTCTTTATTGCAAGGAACCCAATCACTCTGATTCATTCGACCTATACTATGTGGGTGAGTGTGAGAACACAACTGCTGGTCCAGAGGTTTCTGATGGGCAATGTTCGGTTTCGTCCCCAAACGTGAAGGAagatgaaataaaaaaaaagccaCCTAAGGGTGTTGATGATGCTTAGAGATAAGTGTGTCTTCTATAAACcctcttttaattatatttggATTGCTGGTTAGCTGTGGAGACATAAGGTGGAGTAgccaacaactgtgatctgttgttggcaaggggtgttgttgttttgttgatgatgtgatagGGTTTGGAGTGTATTCATGTCCTCTATTATTGCCTTGTTGCTTGAAACATGTTGccttgttgattgatgaatgttgccttgttgattgatgaatgttgccttgttgattgatgaatgttGCCTTGTGTGCTTGCTGATTTAATAATGTTGCCTGTTGAAACTGTCATATGTTTGCTGGTTGATTAGTGTTGCCTTGAGAGGGGTGAAAGCATATGGGATGGGTTTATGAATAAAATTTTAACATGTGATTGGAAAAAAACAGTTTCATTAAAGTCCCCTCTTATTGTTTGTCTTTCCTGAATGCTTGGTCTGTGATGTTAGGGTTTGAATGAGGTCTATGATGAGTCTTTCAGTGCTGAGAAACTATCCATGTTTCATAAACCACAGTGCGCCATTAGCATCCAGCCGTAGGCTGTATGAGGCTTTTGTGTGCTAATGGTTTGTGAACATGGTGTGGTTCAATGAAGCTTGGGGACATCTGAGACCAAA
This sequence is a window from Spinacia oleracea cultivar Varoflay chromosome 1, BTI_SOV_V1, whole genome shotgun sequence. Protein-coding genes within it:
- the LOC110796015 gene encoding uncharacterized protein — encoded protein: MGSSSSKYLPTYSVGTSGQRIPDSNCDWGSKCICPNNEHSYSGEYLNNLRLAQKENTSTRNYLKAWFEKMEVEPGEEVESKYDDRVPTPADLRFFGGDESDEEPNHSDSFDLYYVGECENTTAGPEVSDGQCSVSSPNVKEDEIKKKPPKGVDDA